From one Rhopalosiphum padi isolate XX-2018 chromosome 2, ASM2088224v1, whole genome shotgun sequence genomic stretch:
- the LOC132921698 gene encoding LOW QUALITY PROTEIN: receptor expression-enhancing protein 5-like (The sequence of the model RefSeq protein was modified relative to this genomic sequence to represent the inferred CDS: deleted 1 base in 1 codon): TFLKIKPYNNERPMAAANVLSALNAIDATLRDTTKPWQSPFAWAEERSGISRLKIFLGMVCAVCMFLITDSLCAMLVSDLLGFVYPAYMTTALIMHSAGELPAGRPADDRGASVSPTNRWFMYWILLATALTVQQLCGGLLRLVPFYCLVKTTFFAWCAAPIEANGAAYVYVVVVRRFFSHEH; the protein is encoded by the exons acatttttaaaaataaaaccgtaCAACAATGAACGGCCA ATGGCGGCGGCGAACGTATTGTCCGCGTTGAACGCGATCGACGCCACCTTGCGCGACACCACCAAACCGTGGCAAAGCCCGTTCGCCTGGGCCGAGGAACGGAGCGGCATCAGCCGTCTGAAGATCTTCCTCGGCATGGTTTGCGCCGTGTGCATGTTCCTGATCACGGACAGCCTGTGCGCGATGCTGGTGAGCGACCTGCTCGGGTTCGTGTATCCCGCCTACATGACCACTGCGCTGATAATGCACTCCGCCGGAGAGTTGCCGGCCGGCAGGCCCGCCGACGACCGCGGCGCGTCCGTGTCGCCGACCAACAGATGGTTTATGTATTGGATATTGTTAGCCACCGCGTTGACGGTACAGCAGCTGTGCGGTGGCCTGCTGCGGTTGGTGCCGTTCTACTGTTTGGTCAAGACCACGTTTTTCGCGTGGTGCGCCGCGCCGATCGAGGCTAATGGGGCCGCGTACGTGTACGTCGTTGTCGTCCGCCGTTTTTTTAGCCACGAACACTAG
- the LOC132921702 gene encoding LOW QUALITY PROTEIN: uncharacterized protein LOC132921702 (The sequence of the model RefSeq protein was modified relative to this genomic sequence to represent the inferred CDS: deleted 2 bases in 1 codon), with amino-acid sequence KIDAALHATAEPRHSQFTCDDEDRSGISRSKMFFGMVCSVCIFLMPYSLSAMPVNGLLRFTYPAYVYPAYLAVPMMHFVGQWPTDDHAFVSLANRRFTYRILLAAALTMQQLCDSLLRLVPLYCLIKTAFFAPIEANGAAYVYAVVVRAVISTTRINPYKMYAENNQFKVGG; translated from the exons AAAATCGACGCCGCCTTGCACGCTACCGCCGAACCGCGGCACAGCCAGTTCACCTGTGACGACGAGGACCGTAGTGGTATTAGCCGTTCGAAGATGTTCTTCGGCATGGTTTGCTCGGTGTGCATATTCTTGATGCCGTACAGCCTGTCTGCGATGCCGGTGAACGGTCTTCTTCGATTCACGTATCCTGCTTACGTATATCCTGCTTATCTTGCGGTGCCGATGATGCATTTCGTCGGACAGTGGCCCACCGACGACCACGCGTTCGTGTCGTTGGCCAACAGACGGTTTACGTATCGGATACTGTTGGCCGCCGCGTTGACGATGCAGCAGCTGTGCGATAGTCTGCTGCGGTTGGTGCCGTTGTATTGCCTGATCAAGACCGCGTTTTTCGCACCGATCGAAGCTAACGGGGCCGCA TACGTGTACGCCGTCGTCGTGCGTGCTGTTATTTCAACCACGAGAATTAAcccatataaaatgtatgccGAAAACAATCAGTTCAAGGTTGGTGGTTGA